The Sphingosinicellaceae bacterium genome includes the window CTGCGGACCGCGCAGCACTTCGATCTGCGCGACGTCATAGACCGGGTTGGACTTCAGGACGACGTGCTCGAGGACGACGTCGTCCTGGATGATCGACACCGGCTGCGACGCGCCGAGGTAGAAGTCGACGTTGCCGAGGCCGCGGATATAAAAGCGCGGGAAAATCCGCCCGGTGGTGCTCTCGATATACAGGCTGGGGACGCGGCCCGACAGCGACAGCAAGGTGTCCTCGCCGCCCGAACCGTAGGTGCGGGCCTGGTCACCGCTGACCACGGCGACCGACAGCGGCACCTTCTGCAGGTTCTCGGAGCGGCGCTCGGCTGTGACGACGATTTCGCCGAGGTCGTCGGCGGCAGTGGCAGCGGCTGCGGTCTGGGCGGCAGCGTCCTGCGCATGGCCGGGAGCCGTCAGGACGAACGCGGCAGTCAGCAGCAGTGCCGAACGCGAAGCAACAAATTTGATCATTTAAGCGTGGAATCCTTGTGGAACCCGGGTCGCCTATGGGCGGATCGTGACGTTTTCGCGGCAAATCCTTGCGATCCGTCCAGATTGTTGCGGTGCAGCGAAATTCGTCCGGAGCCGTTGCAACTTTGCACCACCGGCCATCGTCCCGCATCGGACGGCCTGATCGCAGTCGTTCAGCGGATCGAGGACCGGCGGTTGGACGACGTCGCGGGCCGATCGGCGTCCGCGAGCCGGCGGGTGAAGGACGCGATCGTCAGCCTCAGCCCATCAGCTAGGTCGACCCCGGGCGCCCCGCTAAGCCGCTGCCGGGCGAACCGGCAGCACGGCCCCGACATGCGCTTCGCCGCGTGCTGCCGCGAGCCCGGTCTGGCGGTGGCGTTCGGCATAGCCAGCGCGCTGGCTGTCGTCGCGCGCGCCGTGGCAGGCGGCGCAGCTGACCCCCTCGACGTACAGTCCGGAAGCGCGGTCGGCGGCGCTCAGCGGGGCGCGGCAGGCTCGGCACAGCGCATGGCTGCCGGGGCTGAGGCCGTGGCCGACCGCAACGCGCTCGTCGAAGACGAAGCACTCGCCCTGCCACAGGCTGTCCGCCACGGGGACCGTCTCGAGGTAGTTCAGGATGCCGCCGCGCAGGTGGTGAACATCCGCGACACCCTCGGCGATCAGGAAGGCGGTGGCCTTTTCACAGCGGATGCCGCCGGTGCAGAACATCGCCACCCTCGGTGCCGTGCCGCCCGCGAACAGCGTGTCGCGGTGCTCCCGGAACCACGTCGGAAAATCGCGGAATGAGCGGGTTGCGGGGTCGATTGCCCCGGCAAAGCTGCCGATCCGGACCTCGTAGTCGTTGCGCGTGTCGATAACGATCGTGCCGGGCTCGGAGATCAGGGCATTCCAGTCCTCCGGCGCGACGTAATGGCCGGCCGCCAGCGGGTCGAGGCCGGGCTGGCCCATGGTGACGATCTCGGTCTTCAGCCGGACCTTCATGCGGTGGAACGGCATCGTCGCCGCGCTCGACCGCCGGGCCCCGAGACCGGCACAGCCCCGCAGCGCCCGGATCTGCGACAGCACGCGTTCGACCCCGATCGCCGTTCCCGCGATCGTCCCGTTGATGCCTTCCGGCGCCAGCAGCAGCGTGCCCTTGACGCGCTGCTCGGTGCAGAACCGTGCGAGCGGCGCCACCAGCGCGGCGCAATCCGGCAGCGCGGTGAAGCAATACAGCGCCGCGATGTGAAAGGCTGGCGCGTCAGGTTCGTTCACGACGGCAATTCCACTGGTGGCCACCCGACCGGGCGGCACCCTTAGTGAACCGCCGGCGTCATGGCCAGACCGCCCTGCGCCACCATCTCGCCATCCGGCACGACGTCGACCTCGACCTTGATGATCTGCTCGCCGGGACTGAGGATGATGCCATCGATCGGCGCGACGTCGGAATAGTCGCGGCCGGTGGCGAGGACGATGTGGCTTTCGCGGGCGAGCACGGCGTTGGTCGGGTCGAAACCGATCCAGCCGCTGGCCGCGCCGCACCACACCGAAACCCAGGCGTGGGTCGCGTCCGCGCCCGCCAGCCGGGGCTGTCCGGGCGGCGGGTTGGTGCGGAGGTAGCCGCTGACGTACGCGGCGGGCAACCCGAGGCCGTGCAGGCCGGAGATCATGATGTGCGCGAAGTCCTGGCAGACGCCGCTGCGCGCCTCGAACGCCTCCGCCGCCGGGGTCGAGACCGTCGTCGTCTCGGGGTCGTACCGGAAGTCGGCGTACATCCGCGACATCAGGTCGGTTGTCGCCGCGATAATCGGACGACCCGCGGCAAAGCTGCTGCGGGCGTAGTCGGTGATCGCCGGGACCACCGGCGTGCGGCGCGTCGGATACAGGAAGGCCGCAGGCCCGTCGGCACCGATGTCGCGGGTGCCGAAGGCCTCGACGCGGACCGCCTCCCAGGCGACGCTTTCGAACAATTGCTGGTCGACCTGCGGCTCGACCTCGACGCGGGAGTTCGCCTCGATCACCAGCTCGGTGTGGGTCTGGTCGATGACGATGGTGTGAGTACTTTCGCCGAACGGGCCGCGCCCGACCATAGTGCTCACCGGCTCCGGGGTGATCCGCAGGGCACTGGCGAGCAGGGTCTGGGTCCGCGACGTCGCCGGCGTCAGGCGCAGCACGCAACGCGCGAAGCCGACCGGCTTTTCATACGTGTAGGTCGTCCGATGGCCGATCGTGTAGATCATCCCATGCCGGCAAGTTTGATCGTCGGGACGGCCTTGGCACCCTGCAGGAAATAACGGTCGGCGACCGCCCCCGACAGCCGCATCAGGGTCTGCTCGAAGCGTTCGATCGTCGGGATATCGAGGGTCGCGGCCTCGCTGACCTCGACCTCCGTGCTCAACGGCAGCAGGATGCGCTCGGGCTCCTCCAGGATGCCGTCGTCGAGCAGCGCCGGCAACGCCTTCAGATGCTCCTTGACGGTGAGCACCTGGAACGCCAGCGACCGCGTGTTGAAGC containing:
- a CDS encoding transglutaminase family protein, producing the protein MIYTIGHRTTYTYEKPVGFARCVLRLTPATSRTQTLLASALRITPEPVSTMVGRGPFGESTHTIVIDQTHTELVIEANSRVEVEPQVDQQLFESVAWEAVRVEAFGTRDIGADGPAAFLYPTRRTPVVPAITDYARSSFAAGRPIIAATTDLMSRMYADFRYDPETTTVSTPAAEAFEARSGVCQDFAHIMISGLHGLGLPAAYVSGYLRTNPPPGQPRLAGADATHAWVSVWCGAASGWIGFDPTNAVLARESHIVLATGRDYSDVAPIDGIILSPGEQIIKVEVDVVPDGEMVAQGGLAMTPAVH
- a CDS encoding rhodanese-related sulfurtransferase: MYCFTALPDCAALVAPLARFCTEQRVKGTLLLAPEGINGTIAGTAIGVERVLSQIRALRGCAGLGARRSSAATMPFHRMKVRLKTEIVTMGQPGLDPLAAGHYVAPEDWNALISEPGTIVIDTRNDYEVRIGSFAGAIDPATRSFRDFPTWFREHRDTLFAGGTAPRVAMFCTGGIRCEKATAFLIAEGVADVHHLRGGILNYLETVPVADSLWQGECFVFDERVAVGHGLSPGSHALCRACRAPLSAADRASGLYVEGVSCAACHGARDDSQRAGYAERHRQTGLAAARGEAHVGAVLPVRPAAA